A window from Canis lupus familiaris isolate Mischka breed German Shepherd chromosome 18, alternate assembly UU_Cfam_GSD_1.0, whole genome shotgun sequence encodes these proteins:
- the PGGHG gene encoding protein-glucosylgalactosylhydroxylysine glucosidase isoform X5, giving the protein MEDAGEDPTVFTARSLPSDPRLLATVTNAYLGTRVYHDTLHVSGVYNGAGGDTHRALLPSPLNVQLEAPAETGRELTETFVLDTNTGSFLHTLEGPSFQASQRIYAHRTLPHVMAFTVSITRVAMGSWPITVLLRSAFSPESPDLDLHLGPDFQGARYLYGHTLTPEQPGGPQQEDLWMFPTVLLFQPEAARALLEYRIRTLDGALDNARKLGYQGAKFAWESAGSGREVCPEDVYGAQEIHVNGAVVLAFQLYYHATQDVQLFREAGGWDVVRAVAEFWCSRVEWSPEEEEYQLKGVMPPDEYHSGVDNSVYTNVLVQNNLRFAAALARDLGRPVPTEWLAVAEKIKVPFDPRQDFHPEFDGYQPGEEVKQADVVLLGYPVPFHLSPHTRRRNLEIYEAATSPRGPAMTWSMFAVGWMELKDPRRAQDFLERSFANIAEPFKVWTENADGSGAVNFLTGMGGFLQAALCGFTGFRITGAGVTFDPMCPAGVSAVRVRGLCYQGNRLDFSFSEGSVTIEVKAQPGPGAPPLEAELWLTHTRVPLLPGGQPAQTHRSIQSRCPLSLQGTESPSPILLDGYRGHSRLEQRQQVPLQEFPKRTLRTLDPCPTTHGTPVSSPWCCLGHSAPA; this is encoded by the exons ATGGAGGATGCGGGTGAGGACCCCACCGTATTCACTGCCCGTTCCCTGCCCAGTGACCCCCGGCTCTTGGCCACCGTGACCAACGCGTACTTGGGCACGCGTGTGTATCATGACACACTGCATGTGAGCGGCGTGTACAACGGGGCTGGCGGGGACACACACCGGGCCCTTTTGCCCAGTCCCCTCAATGTCCAGCTGGAGGCGCCTGCAGAGACAGGACGTGAGCTGACGGAGACGTTTGTCCTGGACACAAACACAG GCTCCTTTCTGCACACCCTGGAGGGCCCCAGCTTTCAGGCCTCCCAGCGCATCTACGCCCACCGCACACTGCCTCACGTCATGGCTTTCACTGTGTCCATCACCCGTGTGGCCATGGGGAGCTGGCCCATCACGGTGCTGCTGCGGTCAGCCTTCTCCCCGGAAAGCCCAGACCTGGACCTGCATCTGGGTCCTGATTTCCAAGGAGCCCG GTACCTTTATGGCCATACGCTTACCCCAGAGCAACCTGGAGGGCCCCAGCAGGAG GATCTCTGGATGTTCCCGACCGTTCTGTTGTTCCAGCCGGAGGCCGCCAGGGCCCTCCTGGAGTACCGCATCCGGACACTGGATGGGGCCCTGGACAACGCCCGGAAGCTGGGTTACCAG GGAGCCAAGTTTGCCTGGGAGAGCGCAGGCTCTGGTCGGGAGGTCTGCCCCGAGGACGTCTACGGCGCCCAGGAGATTCACGTCAACGGAGCTGTGGTGCTGGCCTTCCAGCTGTACTATCATGCCACCCAG GACGTGCAGCTCTTCCGCGAGGCCGGTGGCTGGGACGTGGTCAGGGCCGTGGCTGAGTTCTGGTGCAGCCGCGTGGAGTGGAGCCCCGAGGAGGAGGAGTACCAGCTGAAGG GAGTCATGCCGCCCGACGAATACCACTCAGGGGTCGACAACTCCGTGTACACCAACGTCCTGGTCCAGAACAA CCTGCGCTTCGCTGCGGCCCTGGCCCGGGACCTGGGGCGGCCTGTCCCCACTGAGTGGCTGGCGGTGGCTGAAAAGATCAAGGTGCCCTTCGACCCGAGGCAGGACTTCCACCCTGAGTTTGACGGGTACCAGCCTG GAGAGGAGGTGAAGCAGGCGGACGTGGTGCTCCTGGGGTACCCCGTCCCTTTCCACCTGAGCCCTCACACTCGCAGGAGGAACCTGGAGATTTATGAGGCTGCAACGTCCCCAAGAGGCCCGGCCATGACCTGG AGCATGTTCGCCGTGGGCTGGATGGAGCTGAAGGATCCCCGGCGGGCCCAGGACTTCCTGGAGAGGAGCTTTGCCAACATAGCTGAGCCCTTCAAG GTGTGGACGGAGAATGCAGATGGCTCAGGCGCTGTGAACTTCCTGACCGGCATGGGGGGCTTCCTGCAGGCGGCGCTCTGTGGATTCACAGGGTTCCG GATCACCGGAGCTGGCGTGACCTTCGACCCCATGTGTCCGGCGGGGGTCTCTGCAGTGCGCGTCCGGGGCCTGTGTTACCAGGGGAACAGGCTGGACTTCTCCTTCTCCGAGGGCTCCGTGACGATTGAGGTTAAAGCCCAGCCAGGACCCGGGGCCCCGCCGCTGGAGGCTGAGCTGTGGCTGACGCACACACGAGTTCCCTTGCTCCCAGGTGGGCAGCCAGCCCAGACTCACCGAAGCATCCAGAGCAG ATGCCCCCTCTCCCTGCAGGGCACAGAGTCTCCTTCCCCCATTCTGCTGGACGGATACAGAGGTCACTCCCGCCTGGAGCAGAGGCAGCAGGTTCCACTCCAGGAGTTTCCTAAgagaactttgaggacattagaCCCCTGCCCCACAACCCATGGGACCCCAGTTTCCTCGCCCTGGTGCTGTCTTGGGCACTCTGCGCCTGCATGA
- the PGGHG gene encoding protein-glucosylgalactosylhydroxylysine glucosidase isoform X2: MEDAGEDPTVFTARSLPSDPRLLATVTNAYLGTRVYHDTLHVSGVYNGAGGDTHRALLPSPLNVQLEAPAETGRELTETFVLDTNTGSFLHTLEGPSFQASQRIYAHRTLPHVMAFTVSITRVAMGSWPITVLLRSAFSPESPDLDLHLGPDFQGARYLYGHTLTPEQPGGPQQEVHMLWTPVPPALTLGESEEDQTWEFLTVVGGSQAEAQLCFTEALQLQVGGTLYAAHARAWAQLWATCGLDVVGPLPLRQALRGSLYYLVSALPQPGAPGYTCHGLSPGGLSNGSREECYWGHVFWDQDLWMFPTVLLFQPEAARALLEYRIRTLDGALDNARKLGYQGAKFAWESAGSGREVCPEDVYGAQEIHVNGAVVLAFQLYYHATQDVQLFREAGGWDVVRAVAEFWCSRVEWSPEEEEYQLKGVMPPDEYHSGVDNSVYTNVLVQNNLRFAAALARDLGRPVPTEWLAVAEKIKVPFDPRQDFHPEFDGYQPGEEVKQADVVLLGYPVPFHLSPHTRRRNLEIYEAATSPRGPAMTWSMFAVGWMELKDPRRAQDFLERSFANIAEPFKVWTENADGSGAVNFLTGMGGFLQAALCGFTGFRITGAGVTFDPMCPAGVSAVRVRGLCYQGNRLDFSFSEGSVTIEVKAQPGPGAPPLEAELWLTHTRVPLLPGHRVSFPHSAGRIQRSLPPGAEAAGSTPGVS, from the exons ATGGAGGATGCGGGTGAGGACCCCACCGTATTCACTGCCCGTTCCCTGCCCAGTGACCCCCGGCTCTTGGCCACCGTGACCAACGCGTACTTGGGCACGCGTGTGTATCATGACACACTGCATGTGAGCGGCGTGTACAACGGGGCTGGCGGGGACACACACCGGGCCCTTTTGCCCAGTCCCCTCAATGTCCAGCTGGAGGCGCCTGCAGAGACAGGACGTGAGCTGACGGAGACGTTTGTCCTGGACACAAACACAG GCTCCTTTCTGCACACCCTGGAGGGCCCCAGCTTTCAGGCCTCCCAGCGCATCTACGCCCACCGCACACTGCCTCACGTCATGGCTTTCACTGTGTCCATCACCCGTGTGGCCATGGGGAGCTGGCCCATCACGGTGCTGCTGCGGTCAGCCTTCTCCCCGGAAAGCCCAGACCTGGACCTGCATCTGGGTCCTGATTTCCAAGGAGCCCG GTACCTTTATGGCCATACGCTTACCCCAGAGCAACCTGGAGGGCCCCAGCAGGAGGTACACATGCTGTGGACACCGGTGCCCCCAGCTCTGACCCTTGGGGAAAGCGAGGAAGACCAGACCTGGGAGTTCTTGACCGTGGTGGGTGGCAGCCAGGCCGAGGCCCAACTCTGCTTCACCGAGGCCCTGCAGCTGCAGGTGGGGGGCACTCTGTACGCTGCGCACGCCCGGGCCTGGGCCCAGCTCTGGGCTACCTGTGGCCTGGATGtggtggggcccctccccctgcgccAGGCCTTGCGTGGTTCCCTCTACTATCTGGTCAGTGCCCTGCCCcagcccggggccccaggataCACCTGCCACGGTCTCAGCCCTGGGGGATTGTCCAACGGGAGCCGAGAGGAATGCTACTGGGGCCACGTCTTCTGGGACCAG GATCTCTGGATGTTCCCGACCGTTCTGTTGTTCCAGCCGGAGGCCGCCAGGGCCCTCCTGGAGTACCGCATCCGGACACTGGATGGGGCCCTGGACAACGCCCGGAAGCTGGGTTACCAG GGAGCCAAGTTTGCCTGGGAGAGCGCAGGCTCTGGTCGGGAGGTCTGCCCCGAGGACGTCTACGGCGCCCAGGAGATTCACGTCAACGGAGCTGTGGTGCTGGCCTTCCAGCTGTACTATCATGCCACCCAG GACGTGCAGCTCTTCCGCGAGGCCGGTGGCTGGGACGTGGTCAGGGCCGTGGCTGAGTTCTGGTGCAGCCGCGTGGAGTGGAGCCCCGAGGAGGAGGAGTACCAGCTGAAGG GAGTCATGCCGCCCGACGAATACCACTCAGGGGTCGACAACTCCGTGTACACCAACGTCCTGGTCCAGAACAA CCTGCGCTTCGCTGCGGCCCTGGCCCGGGACCTGGGGCGGCCTGTCCCCACTGAGTGGCTGGCGGTGGCTGAAAAGATCAAGGTGCCCTTCGACCCGAGGCAGGACTTCCACCCTGAGTTTGACGGGTACCAGCCTG GAGAGGAGGTGAAGCAGGCGGACGTGGTGCTCCTGGGGTACCCCGTCCCTTTCCACCTGAGCCCTCACACTCGCAGGAGGAACCTGGAGATTTATGAGGCTGCAACGTCCCCAAGAGGCCCGGCCATGACCTGG AGCATGTTCGCCGTGGGCTGGATGGAGCTGAAGGATCCCCGGCGGGCCCAGGACTTCCTGGAGAGGAGCTTTGCCAACATAGCTGAGCCCTTCAAG GTGTGGACGGAGAATGCAGATGGCTCAGGCGCTGTGAACTTCCTGACCGGCATGGGGGGCTTCCTGCAGGCGGCGCTCTGTGGATTCACAGGGTTCCG GATCACCGGAGCTGGCGTGACCTTCGACCCCATGTGTCCGGCGGGGGTCTCTGCAGTGCGCGTCCGGGGCCTGTGTTACCAGGGGAACAGGCTGGACTTCTCCTTCTCCGAGGGCTCCGTGACGATTGAGGTTAAAGCCCAGCCAGGACCCGGGGCCCCGCCGCTGGAGGCTGAGCTGTGGCTGACGCACACACGAGTTCCCTTGCTCCCAG GGCACAGAGTCTCCTTCCCCCATTCTGCTGGACGGATACAGAGGTCACTCCCGCCTGGAGCAGAGGCAGCAGGTTCCACTCCAGGAGTTTCCTAA
- the IFITM5 gene encoding interferon-induced transmembrane protein 5 — protein MDTAYPREDPRAPAPRKADGAAHTALAVGAPRPPPRDHLLWSVFSTLYLNLCCLGFLALAYSIKARDQKVAGDLEAARRFGSKAKCYNILATMWALVPPLLLLALVVTGALHLSRLAKDSAAFFSTKFEDSDYD, from the exons ATGGACACGGCGTACCCCCGCGAGGACCCCCGGGCCCCGGCGCCCCGCAAGGCGGACGGCGCGGCGCACACGGCCCTGGCCGTCGGGGCGCCGAGGCCCCCGCCCCGGGACCACCTGCTCTGGTCGGTGTTCAGCACCCTCTACCTGAACCTGTGCTGCCTCGGCTTCCTGGCGCTGGCCTACTCCATCAAg GCCCGAGACCAGAAGGTGGCTGGAGACCTGGAGGCAGCCCGGCGATTCGGCTCCAAAGCCAAGTGCTACAACATCCTGGCCACGATGTGGGCGCTGGTGCCGCCTCTGCTGCTGTTGGCGCTGGTGGTGACCGGGGCGCTGCACCTGTCCCGGCTGGCCAAGGACTCTGCGGCCTTCTTTAGCACCAAGTTCGAGGACTCGGACTATGACTGA
- the PGGHG gene encoding protein-glucosylgalactosylhydroxylysine glucosidase isoform X3 codes for MEDAGEDPTVFTARSLPSDPRLLATVTNAYLGTRVYHDTLHVSGVYNGAGGDTHRALLPSPLNVQLEAPAETGRELTETFVLDTNTGSFLHTLEGPSFQASQRIYAHRTLPHVMAFTVSITRVAMGSWPITVLLRSAFSPESPDLDLHLGPDFQGARYLYGHTLTPEQPGGPQQEVHMLWTPVPPALTLGESEEDQTWEFLTVVGGSQAEAQLCFTEALQLQDLWMFPTVLLFQPEAARALLEYRIRTLDGALDNARKLGYQGAKFAWESAGSGREVCPEDVYGAQEIHVNGAVVLAFQLYYHATQDVQLFREAGGWDVVRAVAEFWCSRVEWSPEEEEYQLKGVMPPDEYHSGVDNSVYTNVLVQNNLRFAAALARDLGRPVPTEWLAVAEKIKVPFDPRQDFHPEFDGYQPGEEVKQADVVLLGYPVPFHLSPHTRRRNLEIYEAATSPRGPAMTWSMFAVGWMELKDPRRAQDFLERSFANIAEPFKVWTENADGSGAVNFLTGMGGFLQAALCGFTGFRITGAGVTFDPMCPAGVSAVRVRGLCYQGNRLDFSFSEGSVTIEVKAQPGPGAPPLEAELWLTHTRVPLLPGGQPAQTHRSIQSRCPLSLQGTESPSPILLDGYRGHSRLEQRQQVPLQEFPKRTLRTLDPCPTTHGTPVSSPWCCLGHSAPA; via the exons ATGGAGGATGCGGGTGAGGACCCCACCGTATTCACTGCCCGTTCCCTGCCCAGTGACCCCCGGCTCTTGGCCACCGTGACCAACGCGTACTTGGGCACGCGTGTGTATCATGACACACTGCATGTGAGCGGCGTGTACAACGGGGCTGGCGGGGACACACACCGGGCCCTTTTGCCCAGTCCCCTCAATGTCCAGCTGGAGGCGCCTGCAGAGACAGGACGTGAGCTGACGGAGACGTTTGTCCTGGACACAAACACAG GCTCCTTTCTGCACACCCTGGAGGGCCCCAGCTTTCAGGCCTCCCAGCGCATCTACGCCCACCGCACACTGCCTCACGTCATGGCTTTCACTGTGTCCATCACCCGTGTGGCCATGGGGAGCTGGCCCATCACGGTGCTGCTGCGGTCAGCCTTCTCCCCGGAAAGCCCAGACCTGGACCTGCATCTGGGTCCTGATTTCCAAGGAGCCCG GTACCTTTATGGCCATACGCTTACCCCAGAGCAACCTGGAGGGCCCCAGCAGGAGGTACACATGCTGTGGACACCGGTGCCCCCAGCTCTGACCCTTGGGGAAAGCGAGGAAGACCAGACCTGGGAGTTCTTGACCGTGGTGGGTGGCAGCCAGGCCGAGGCCCAACTCTGCTTCACCGAGGCCCTGCAGCTGCAG GATCTCTGGATGTTCCCGACCGTTCTGTTGTTCCAGCCGGAGGCCGCCAGGGCCCTCCTGGAGTACCGCATCCGGACACTGGATGGGGCCCTGGACAACGCCCGGAAGCTGGGTTACCAG GGAGCCAAGTTTGCCTGGGAGAGCGCAGGCTCTGGTCGGGAGGTCTGCCCCGAGGACGTCTACGGCGCCCAGGAGATTCACGTCAACGGAGCTGTGGTGCTGGCCTTCCAGCTGTACTATCATGCCACCCAG GACGTGCAGCTCTTCCGCGAGGCCGGTGGCTGGGACGTGGTCAGGGCCGTGGCTGAGTTCTGGTGCAGCCGCGTGGAGTGGAGCCCCGAGGAGGAGGAGTACCAGCTGAAGG GAGTCATGCCGCCCGACGAATACCACTCAGGGGTCGACAACTCCGTGTACACCAACGTCCTGGTCCAGAACAA CCTGCGCTTCGCTGCGGCCCTGGCCCGGGACCTGGGGCGGCCTGTCCCCACTGAGTGGCTGGCGGTGGCTGAAAAGATCAAGGTGCCCTTCGACCCGAGGCAGGACTTCCACCCTGAGTTTGACGGGTACCAGCCTG GAGAGGAGGTGAAGCAGGCGGACGTGGTGCTCCTGGGGTACCCCGTCCCTTTCCACCTGAGCCCTCACACTCGCAGGAGGAACCTGGAGATTTATGAGGCTGCAACGTCCCCAAGAGGCCCGGCCATGACCTGG AGCATGTTCGCCGTGGGCTGGATGGAGCTGAAGGATCCCCGGCGGGCCCAGGACTTCCTGGAGAGGAGCTTTGCCAACATAGCTGAGCCCTTCAAG GTGTGGACGGAGAATGCAGATGGCTCAGGCGCTGTGAACTTCCTGACCGGCATGGGGGGCTTCCTGCAGGCGGCGCTCTGTGGATTCACAGGGTTCCG GATCACCGGAGCTGGCGTGACCTTCGACCCCATGTGTCCGGCGGGGGTCTCTGCAGTGCGCGTCCGGGGCCTGTGTTACCAGGGGAACAGGCTGGACTTCTCCTTCTCCGAGGGCTCCGTGACGATTGAGGTTAAAGCCCAGCCAGGACCCGGGGCCCCGCCGCTGGAGGCTGAGCTGTGGCTGACGCACACACGAGTTCCCTTGCTCCCAGGTGGGCAGCCAGCCCAGACTCACCGAAGCATCCAGAGCAG ATGCCCCCTCTCCCTGCAGGGCACAGAGTCTCCTTCCCCCATTCTGCTGGACGGATACAGAGGTCACTCCCGCCTGGAGCAGAGGCAGCAGGTTCCACTCCAGGAGTTTCCTAAgagaactttgaggacattagaCCCCTGCCCCACAACCCATGGGACCCCAGTTTCCTCGCCCTGGTGCTGTCTTGGGCACTCTGCGCCTGCATGA
- the PGGHG gene encoding protein-glucosylgalactosylhydroxylysine glucosidase isoform X1 produces the protein MEDAGEDPTVFTARSLPSDPRLLATVTNAYLGTRVYHDTLHVSGVYNGAGGDTHRALLPSPLNVQLEAPAETGRELTETFVLDTNTGSFLHTLEGPSFQASQRIYAHRTLPHVMAFTVSITRVAMGSWPITVLLRSAFSPESPDLDLHLGPDFQGARYLYGHTLTPEQPGGPQQEVHMLWTPVPPALTLGESEEDQTWEFLTVVGGSQAEAQLCFTEALQLQVGGTLYAAHARAWAQLWATCGLDVVGPLPLRQALRGSLYYLVSALPQPGAPGYTCHGLSPGGLSNGSREECYWGHVFWDQDLWMFPTVLLFQPEAARALLEYRIRTLDGALDNARKLGYQGAKFAWESAGSGREVCPEDVYGAQEIHVNGAVVLAFQLYYHATQDVQLFREAGGWDVVRAVAEFWCSRVEWSPEEEEYQLKGVMPPDEYHSGVDNSVYTNVLVQNNLRFAAALARDLGRPVPTEWLAVAEKIKVPFDPRQDFHPEFDGYQPGEEVKQADVVLLGYPVPFHLSPHTRRRNLEIYEAATSPRGPAMTWSMFAVGWMELKDPRRAQDFLERSFANIAEPFKVWTENADGSGAVNFLTGMGGFLQAALCGFTGFRITGAGVTFDPMCPAGVSAVRVRGLCYQGNRLDFSFSEGSVTIEVKAQPGPGAPPLEAELWLTHTRVPLLPGGQPAQTHRSIQSRCPLSLQGTESPSPILLDGYRGHSRLEQRQQVPLQEFPKRTLRTLDPCPTTHGTPVSSPWCCLGHSAPA, from the exons ATGGAGGATGCGGGTGAGGACCCCACCGTATTCACTGCCCGTTCCCTGCCCAGTGACCCCCGGCTCTTGGCCACCGTGACCAACGCGTACTTGGGCACGCGTGTGTATCATGACACACTGCATGTGAGCGGCGTGTACAACGGGGCTGGCGGGGACACACACCGGGCCCTTTTGCCCAGTCCCCTCAATGTCCAGCTGGAGGCGCCTGCAGAGACAGGACGTGAGCTGACGGAGACGTTTGTCCTGGACACAAACACAG GCTCCTTTCTGCACACCCTGGAGGGCCCCAGCTTTCAGGCCTCCCAGCGCATCTACGCCCACCGCACACTGCCTCACGTCATGGCTTTCACTGTGTCCATCACCCGTGTGGCCATGGGGAGCTGGCCCATCACGGTGCTGCTGCGGTCAGCCTTCTCCCCGGAAAGCCCAGACCTGGACCTGCATCTGGGTCCTGATTTCCAAGGAGCCCG GTACCTTTATGGCCATACGCTTACCCCAGAGCAACCTGGAGGGCCCCAGCAGGAGGTACACATGCTGTGGACACCGGTGCCCCCAGCTCTGACCCTTGGGGAAAGCGAGGAAGACCAGACCTGGGAGTTCTTGACCGTGGTGGGTGGCAGCCAGGCCGAGGCCCAACTCTGCTTCACCGAGGCCCTGCAGCTGCAGGTGGGGGGCACTCTGTACGCTGCGCACGCCCGGGCCTGGGCCCAGCTCTGGGCTACCTGTGGCCTGGATGtggtggggcccctccccctgcgccAGGCCTTGCGTGGTTCCCTCTACTATCTGGTCAGTGCCCTGCCCcagcccggggccccaggataCACCTGCCACGGTCTCAGCCCTGGGGGATTGTCCAACGGGAGCCGAGAGGAATGCTACTGGGGCCACGTCTTCTGGGACCAG GATCTCTGGATGTTCCCGACCGTTCTGTTGTTCCAGCCGGAGGCCGCCAGGGCCCTCCTGGAGTACCGCATCCGGACACTGGATGGGGCCCTGGACAACGCCCGGAAGCTGGGTTACCAG GGAGCCAAGTTTGCCTGGGAGAGCGCAGGCTCTGGTCGGGAGGTCTGCCCCGAGGACGTCTACGGCGCCCAGGAGATTCACGTCAACGGAGCTGTGGTGCTGGCCTTCCAGCTGTACTATCATGCCACCCAG GACGTGCAGCTCTTCCGCGAGGCCGGTGGCTGGGACGTGGTCAGGGCCGTGGCTGAGTTCTGGTGCAGCCGCGTGGAGTGGAGCCCCGAGGAGGAGGAGTACCAGCTGAAGG GAGTCATGCCGCCCGACGAATACCACTCAGGGGTCGACAACTCCGTGTACACCAACGTCCTGGTCCAGAACAA CCTGCGCTTCGCTGCGGCCCTGGCCCGGGACCTGGGGCGGCCTGTCCCCACTGAGTGGCTGGCGGTGGCTGAAAAGATCAAGGTGCCCTTCGACCCGAGGCAGGACTTCCACCCTGAGTTTGACGGGTACCAGCCTG GAGAGGAGGTGAAGCAGGCGGACGTGGTGCTCCTGGGGTACCCCGTCCCTTTCCACCTGAGCCCTCACACTCGCAGGAGGAACCTGGAGATTTATGAGGCTGCAACGTCCCCAAGAGGCCCGGCCATGACCTGG AGCATGTTCGCCGTGGGCTGGATGGAGCTGAAGGATCCCCGGCGGGCCCAGGACTTCCTGGAGAGGAGCTTTGCCAACATAGCTGAGCCCTTCAAG GTGTGGACGGAGAATGCAGATGGCTCAGGCGCTGTGAACTTCCTGACCGGCATGGGGGGCTTCCTGCAGGCGGCGCTCTGTGGATTCACAGGGTTCCG GATCACCGGAGCTGGCGTGACCTTCGACCCCATGTGTCCGGCGGGGGTCTCTGCAGTGCGCGTCCGGGGCCTGTGTTACCAGGGGAACAGGCTGGACTTCTCCTTCTCCGAGGGCTCCGTGACGATTGAGGTTAAAGCCCAGCCAGGACCCGGGGCCCCGCCGCTGGAGGCTGAGCTGTGGCTGACGCACACACGAGTTCCCTTGCTCCCAGGTGGGCAGCCAGCCCAGACTCACCGAAGCATCCAGAGCAG ATGCCCCCTCTCCCTGCAGGGCACAGAGTCTCCTTCCCCCATTCTGCTGGACGGATACAGAGGTCACTCCCGCCTGGAGCAGAGGCAGCAGGTTCCACTCCAGGAGTTTCCTAAgagaactttgaggacattagaCCCCTGCCCCACAACCCATGGGACCCCAGTTTCCTCGCCCTGGTGCTGTCTTGGGCACTCTGCGCCTGCATGA
- the PGGHG gene encoding protein-glucosylgalactosylhydroxylysine glucosidase isoform X4: MEDAGSFLHTLEGPSFQASQRIYAHRTLPHVMAFTVSITRVAMGSWPITVLLRSAFSPESPDLDLHLGPDFQGARYLYGHTLTPEQPGGPQQEVHMLWTPVPPALTLGESEEDQTWEFLTVVGGSQAEAQLCFTEALQLQVGGTLYAAHARAWAQLWATCGLDVVGPLPLRQALRGSLYYLVSALPQPGAPGYTCHGLSPGGLSNGSREECYWGHVFWDQDLWMFPTVLLFQPEAARALLEYRIRTLDGALDNARKLGYQGAKFAWESAGSGREVCPEDVYGAQEIHVNGAVVLAFQLYYHATQDVQLFREAGGWDVVRAVAEFWCSRVEWSPEEEEYQLKGVMPPDEYHSGVDNSVYTNVLVQNNLRFAAALARDLGRPVPTEWLAVAEKIKVPFDPRQDFHPEFDGYQPGEEVKQADVVLLGYPVPFHLSPHTRRRNLEIYEAATSPRGPAMTWSMFAVGWMELKDPRRAQDFLERSFANIAEPFKVWTENADGSGAVNFLTGMGGFLQAALCGFTGFRITGAGVTFDPMCPAGVSAVRVRGLCYQGNRLDFSFSEGSVTIEVKAQPGPGAPPLEAELWLTHTRVPLLPGGQPAQTHRSIQSRCPLSLQGTESPSPILLDGYRGHSRLEQRQQVPLQEFPKRTLRTLDPCPTTHGTPVSSPWCCLGHSAPA, encoded by the exons ATGGAGGATGCGG GCTCCTTTCTGCACACCCTGGAGGGCCCCAGCTTTCAGGCCTCCCAGCGCATCTACGCCCACCGCACACTGCCTCACGTCATGGCTTTCACTGTGTCCATCACCCGTGTGGCCATGGGGAGCTGGCCCATCACGGTGCTGCTGCGGTCAGCCTTCTCCCCGGAAAGCCCAGACCTGGACCTGCATCTGGGTCCTGATTTCCAAGGAGCCCG GTACCTTTATGGCCATACGCTTACCCCAGAGCAACCTGGAGGGCCCCAGCAGGAGGTACACATGCTGTGGACACCGGTGCCCCCAGCTCTGACCCTTGGGGAAAGCGAGGAAGACCAGACCTGGGAGTTCTTGACCGTGGTGGGTGGCAGCCAGGCCGAGGCCCAACTCTGCTTCACCGAGGCCCTGCAGCTGCAGGTGGGGGGCACTCTGTACGCTGCGCACGCCCGGGCCTGGGCCCAGCTCTGGGCTACCTGTGGCCTGGATGtggtggggcccctccccctgcgccAGGCCTTGCGTGGTTCCCTCTACTATCTGGTCAGTGCCCTGCCCcagcccggggccccaggataCACCTGCCACGGTCTCAGCCCTGGGGGATTGTCCAACGGGAGCCGAGAGGAATGCTACTGGGGCCACGTCTTCTGGGACCAG GATCTCTGGATGTTCCCGACCGTTCTGTTGTTCCAGCCGGAGGCCGCCAGGGCCCTCCTGGAGTACCGCATCCGGACACTGGATGGGGCCCTGGACAACGCCCGGAAGCTGGGTTACCAG GGAGCCAAGTTTGCCTGGGAGAGCGCAGGCTCTGGTCGGGAGGTCTGCCCCGAGGACGTCTACGGCGCCCAGGAGATTCACGTCAACGGAGCTGTGGTGCTGGCCTTCCAGCTGTACTATCATGCCACCCAG GACGTGCAGCTCTTCCGCGAGGCCGGTGGCTGGGACGTGGTCAGGGCCGTGGCTGAGTTCTGGTGCAGCCGCGTGGAGTGGAGCCCCGAGGAGGAGGAGTACCAGCTGAAGG GAGTCATGCCGCCCGACGAATACCACTCAGGGGTCGACAACTCCGTGTACACCAACGTCCTGGTCCAGAACAA CCTGCGCTTCGCTGCGGCCCTGGCCCGGGACCTGGGGCGGCCTGTCCCCACTGAGTGGCTGGCGGTGGCTGAAAAGATCAAGGTGCCCTTCGACCCGAGGCAGGACTTCCACCCTGAGTTTGACGGGTACCAGCCTG GAGAGGAGGTGAAGCAGGCGGACGTGGTGCTCCTGGGGTACCCCGTCCCTTTCCACCTGAGCCCTCACACTCGCAGGAGGAACCTGGAGATTTATGAGGCTGCAACGTCCCCAAGAGGCCCGGCCATGACCTGG AGCATGTTCGCCGTGGGCTGGATGGAGCTGAAGGATCCCCGGCGGGCCCAGGACTTCCTGGAGAGGAGCTTTGCCAACATAGCTGAGCCCTTCAAG GTGTGGACGGAGAATGCAGATGGCTCAGGCGCTGTGAACTTCCTGACCGGCATGGGGGGCTTCCTGCAGGCGGCGCTCTGTGGATTCACAGGGTTCCG GATCACCGGAGCTGGCGTGACCTTCGACCCCATGTGTCCGGCGGGGGTCTCTGCAGTGCGCGTCCGGGGCCTGTGTTACCAGGGGAACAGGCTGGACTTCTCCTTCTCCGAGGGCTCCGTGACGATTGAGGTTAAAGCCCAGCCAGGACCCGGGGCCCCGCCGCTGGAGGCTGAGCTGTGGCTGACGCACACACGAGTTCCCTTGCTCCCAGGTGGGCAGCCAGCCCAGACTCACCGAAGCATCCAGAGCAG ATGCCCCCTCTCCCTGCAGGGCACAGAGTCTCCTTCCCCCATTCTGCTGGACGGATACAGAGGTCACTCCCGCCTGGAGCAGAGGCAGCAGGTTCCACTCCAGGAGTTTCCTAAgagaactttgaggacattagaCCCCTGCCCCACAACCCATGGGACCCCAGTTTCCTCGCCCTGGTGCTGTCTTGGGCACTCTGCGCCTGCATGA